A single Nisaea sp. DNA region contains:
- a CDS encoding efflux RND transporter permease subunit: MASFFIDRPIFAWVVAIFIMLAGALAIPFLPVAQYPNVAPPQITVGTNYPGATPEDMYESVTRPIENELNGVPGLLYFESTSDASGQISITVTFEPGTDVADAQVEVQNRISRVEARLPETVSRQGMRIERAGTGFLLVVTLTSTDGTLDAIGLGDYLSRNVDGEIRRIGGVGNTRLFSTEQSMRVWLDPDKMLGLNLTSEDVVNAIQAQNAQVAAGRIGAKPVTKDQQIAASVLVKGQLKTPEEFGAIVLRAEIDGSTVRLRDVARVEIGGESYTSAARLNGQPTAALGVQLSPTGNALETANAIEAKMEELARFFPDGVEYKIPYNTAPFVEVSIEKVLHTLIEAVGLVFIVMLIFLQSFRYTIIPTLVVPVALLGTCAVMMVSGFSINVLTMFAMVLAIGILVDDAIVVVENVERIMSEEGLSPREATRKAMKQITGAIVGITLVLMAVFVPMAFFPGAVGVIYQQFSLTMVVSILFSGFLALSLTPALCASFLKPVEAGHSMAKRGVFGWFNRGFDKTARGYSSVVGRMIHRTGRYMIIYLALLAGLGYLWMQLPTAFIPNEDQGYLLVDMQAPAEASANRTLQVIEQVESTFIGKEGIAEIVTVAGFSFSGTGDNAAIAFVPLKDWSERGPENSATAIAGRANGQLFQIKDGRTFALSPPPIRGLGNSSGFDFRLQDRGGLGHEALVEGTNRLLSEGAQSPILQGLRISGLPDAVQVNLVVDREKANTFGVTFADINETISTQLGSTYVNDFPNVGRMQRVTVQADHDQRMSTDDILKMTVRNTHGGMVPLSNFVTVEWVTGAAQVVGYNGYPTIRISGQAASGYSSGDAIGEMERIANGLGAGFGYEWTGQSLQEIQSGAQAPLLIALSIVFVFLLLAALYESWSIPISVMLVVPLGAIGSVLAVMSRDMPNDVYFLVGLIAIIGLSAKNAILIVEFAKDLRAEGQSLFNATVEAARLRFRPILMTSFAFSFGVLPLAIATGASAASQNAIGTGVLGGMISATVLAVFFVPVFFVFVMTLFGRKTKVEETSEAAE; this comes from the coding sequence ATGGCAAGCTTCTTTATTGATCGTCCCATCTTCGCGTGGGTCGTCGCCATCTTCATTATGCTGGCCGGCGCCCTTGCGATCCCGTTCCTTCCCGTCGCGCAATATCCAAATGTCGCGCCGCCGCAAATCACGGTCGGCACCAACTACCCGGGCGCGACCCCGGAAGATATGTATGAAAGCGTCACACGTCCGATCGAGAACGAACTGAACGGCGTTCCCGGCCTGCTCTATTTCGAATCGACATCAGACGCTTCCGGACAGATCAGCATCACCGTCACGTTCGAGCCCGGCACGGACGTCGCCGATGCCCAGGTTGAGGTCCAGAACCGGATCAGCCGGGTCGAAGCGCGCCTGCCGGAAACCGTCTCCCGTCAGGGTATGCGGATCGAGCGGGCTGGAACCGGCTTCCTGCTTGTCGTCACCCTCACATCGACGGACGGGACGCTCGACGCTATCGGGCTGGGAGACTATCTCAGCCGTAATGTCGACGGCGAGATCCGGCGGATCGGTGGCGTAGGCAACACGCGGCTGTTTTCCACCGAACAATCCATGCGCGTCTGGCTCGATCCGGACAAAATGCTCGGTCTGAACCTCACGTCGGAAGATGTGGTCAACGCAATCCAGGCCCAGAATGCCCAGGTCGCCGCCGGCCGTATCGGCGCAAAGCCGGTTACAAAAGATCAGCAGATTGCCGCCAGTGTACTGGTGAAAGGACAACTCAAGACCCCCGAGGAGTTCGGTGCGATTGTTCTTCGTGCCGAGATCGACGGCTCGACCGTAAGGCTGCGTGATGTCGCCCGCGTCGAGATCGGCGGCGAGTCCTACACCTCCGCCGCACGGCTGAACGGACAGCCCACAGCCGCCCTTGGCGTACAGCTTTCGCCGACGGGGAACGCACTCGAAACTGCCAATGCCATTGAAGCCAAGATGGAAGAGCTTGCCCGCTTCTTCCCGGATGGCGTGGAATACAAGATCCCCTACAACACCGCGCCATTCGTGGAGGTGTCCATCGAGAAGGTTCTCCACACGCTTATTGAAGCGGTTGGGCTGGTCTTCATCGTGATGCTCATCTTCCTGCAGAGCTTCCGCTACACGATTATCCCAACACTGGTTGTTCCGGTGGCTCTTCTTGGCACCTGTGCGGTGATGATGGTGTCCGGCTTCTCGATCAACGTGCTGACAATGTTCGCCATGGTGCTGGCGATCGGCATCCTGGTCGACGACGCCATTGTCGTGGTTGAGAACGTCGAACGCATCATGAGCGAGGAAGGCCTTTCCCCGCGCGAAGCAACCCGCAAGGCCATGAAGCAGATTACCGGGGCAATCGTTGGCATCACACTGGTGCTGATGGCGGTGTTCGTCCCGATGGCCTTCTTCCCGGGTGCGGTCGGCGTCATCTACCAACAGTTCAGCCTGACCATGGTTGTGTCGATCCTGTTCTCCGGCTTCCTTGCGCTGTCCCTGACCCCGGCCCTGTGCGCCAGCTTCCTGAAACCGGTCGAGGCCGGTCACTCAATGGCGAAACGTGGCGTCTTTGGCTGGTTCAACCGCGGTTTCGACAAGACCGCACGCGGGTACAGCAGCGTCGTCGGCCGCATGATCCATCGGACCGGACGGTACATGATCATCTATCTGGCCCTGCTTGCCGGGCTTGGGTATCTCTGGATGCAGCTCCCGACCGCGTTCATTCCGAATGAGGATCAGGGCTATCTTCTGGTCGACATGCAGGCTCCGGCGGAAGCCAGTGCCAATCGCACCCTGCAGGTGATCGAGCAGGTTGAGTCCACCTTCATCGGCAAGGAAGGCATCGCCGAGATCGTGACCGTGGCGGGGTTCAGCTTCTCCGGAACGGGTGACAATGCCGCTATCGCTTTCGTGCCGCTCAAGGACTGGAGTGAACGTGGACCAGAGAATTCCGCCACGGCCATCGCCGGACGGGCAAACGGCCAGCTGTTCCAGATCAAGGACGGCCGGACCTTCGCGCTGTCGCCACCACCAATTCGCGGTCTCGGCAATTCCAGCGGGTTCGATTTCCGGCTGCAGGATCGCGGTGGCCTGGGCCACGAGGCGCTAGTCGAAGGCACGAACCGGCTATTGTCGGAAGGCGCTCAGAGCCCGATCCTCCAGGGCTTGCGTATTTCCGGTCTACCAGATGCCGTGCAGGTCAATCTGGTCGTTGACCGGGAAAAGGCCAACACCTTCGGCGTTACCTTTGCCGACATCAACGAGACGATCTCAACCCAGCTCGGCTCGACCTATGTGAACGACTTCCCGAATGTCGGCCGCATGCAGCGGGTGACCGTGCAGGCCGATCATGACCAGCGGATGTCCACAGACGACATTCTCAAGATGACGGTCCGCAACACCCATGGCGGGATGGTCCCGTTGTCCAACTTCGTGACCGTGGAATGGGTCACCGGTGCGGCTCAGGTTGTCGGCTATAACGGCTATCCGACAATCCGTATCAGCGGTCAGGCGGCTTCCGGCTATTCATCGGGCGATGCCATCGGGGAGATGGAGCGCATCGCCAATGGCCTCGGCGCCGGGTTCGGCTATGAGTGGACAGGTCAGTCGCTGCAGGAGATCCAGTCCGGTGCCCAGGCACCGTTGCTGATCGCACTCAGCATCGTCTTCGTGTTCCTGCTGCTGGCAGCACTCTACGAGAGCTGGTCGATCCCGATCTCGGTCATGCTGGTGGTGCCGCTGGGCGCCATCGGCTCCGTCCTTGCCGTCATGTCACGGGACATGCCGAACGACGTCTACTTCCTGGTCGGCCTGATCGCCATCATCGGTCTGTCGGCGAAGAACGCGATCCTGATCGTGGAATTCGCCAAGGATTTGCGGGCAGAGGGGCAATCCCTGTTCAACGCGACGGTCGAAGCCGCGCGGCTCCGGTTCCGGCCGATTTTGATGACCTCGTTCGCCTTCTCCTTTGGCGTGCTTCCGCTCGCCATCGCGACAGGCGCCAGCGCGGCCAGCCAGAATGCCATCGGCACAGGTGTGCTTGGCGGCATGATTTCCGCAACCGTGCTCGCGGTCTTCTTCGTCCCGGTCTTCTTCGTCTTCGTGATGACGCTGTTCGGGCGGAAGACGAAAGTCGAAGAGACTTCCGAAGCGGCGGAATAG
- a CDS encoding GFA family protein, producing MGEKVRAGGCLCGAVRFEISGQMKQPVACHCAMCRKQASQAWVSSTLNKDDLRISEDRGLKWYRSSDKARRGFCAECGSALFFVDTDSSKISVSLGALDGPSDLTVRGHIYVADKGDYYGIKDGLPQFPASDN from the coding sequence GTGGGAGAAAAGGTTCGGGCAGGCGGATGTCTTTGCGGCGCGGTTCGTTTCGAGATTTCCGGGCAGATGAAGCAGCCCGTAGCCTGCCATTGCGCCATGTGCCGAAAGCAGGCCAGTCAGGCTTGGGTTTCCTCGACCCTGAACAAGGACGATCTCAGGATATCCGAAGATCGGGGCCTTAAATGGTATCGTTCGAGCGATAAGGCGCGCCGGGGATTCTGCGCGGAATGCGGCTCTGCGCTGTTTTTCGTGGATACCGACAGCTCAAAAATTTCCGTCTCACTTGGCGCACTCGATGGCCCGTCCGATTTGACTGTTCGCGGCCACATCTATGTTGCGGACAAGGGCGATTATTACGGCATCAAGGATGGCCTGCCGCAGTTTCCGGCATCGGATAACTAA
- a CDS encoding DUF2817 domain-containing protein, whose translation MHPSHSLFSDTYFTARQRFLRAVEDKGYALETARHPLSSRFPAEIATDTVRIGPDRARRVLFISSGLHGTELSAGSGIQLGLLDEIEAWLPADTAAVFIHGVNPYGSAAMTRTDENNIDPNRNNLVSFDSLPQNPDYDALHDALCPAVWSGPERDKAEARIAAYIAENGFEKFSRKVLAGQYTHPDGLFFGGTSRSWTIANLAGVVARHGAGADRLAIADLHTGLGEYGALEAIRRDKEPRKDAASSQIRHVACDVLDDVVCPKPAIKVILEFGTRPIDHIVTMHRADTWLKFHGDLHTPLGRRIKAELRDALFCDDPAWLEAIYTQGVSGCRAILEELTT comes from the coding sequence ATGCATCCATCCCATAGCCTCTTTTCCGACACCTACTTCACGGCCCGGCAACGCTTCCTGCGAGCTGTCGAAGACAAGGGATACGCACTGGAAACCGCGCGTCATCCGTTGAGCTCACGATTTCCGGCCGAAATCGCGACCGATACGGTCAGGATCGGGCCGGATCGCGCACGCCGGGTGCTGTTCATCAGCTCCGGCCTGCACGGCACTGAACTGTCGGCCGGGTCCGGCATTCAGCTCGGTTTGCTGGATGAGATTGAGGCGTGGCTGCCGGCGGACACAGCCGCGGTTTTTATTCACGGCGTCAATCCGTACGGCTCCGCCGCAATGACGCGAACGGACGAGAACAATATCGATCCGAACCGGAACAACCTGGTTTCCTTCGATAGCCTGCCGCAAAACCCGGATTACGATGCACTGCATGACGCGCTCTGCCCGGCGGTCTGGTCGGGTCCGGAGCGGGACAAGGCCGAGGCCCGGATCGCGGCTTACATCGCGGAAAACGGCTTCGAGAAGTTCAGCCGGAAAGTTCTGGCCGGTCAGTATACCCATCCGGACGGCCTCTTCTTCGGCGGCACGTCGCGGAGTTGGACGATCGCGAACCTCGCAGGAGTCGTCGCCCGGCACGGTGCTGGAGCGGACCGACTGGCAATTGCTGATCTGCATACGGGGCTTGGGGAATACGGTGCTCTGGAAGCGATACGCCGAGACAAAGAGCCGAGGAAGGACGCAGCAAGCAGCCAGATCCGTCATGTCGCCTGCGACGTGCTGGACGATGTCGTCTGCCCTAAGCCCGCCATCAAGGTCATCCTGGAATTCGGCACCCGCCCGATAGACCATATCGTCACAATGCACAGGGCAGACACATGGCTTAAATTCCATGGCGATCTGCACACACCGCTCGGTCGCCGGATAAAGGCGGAGCTACGGGACGCGCTCTTCTGCGACGATCCGGCATGGCTGGAAGCCATCTACACACAGGGCGTATCCGGATGTCGCGCGATCCTCGAAGAACTCACGACTTGA